The region TGTTATCAACCGTAACAACCGTCTTAAGCGTCTACTTGATTTGGCGGCACCGGACATCATCGTACGCAACGAAAAGCGTATGTTGCAAGAAGCGGTAGATGCACTGCTAGATAACGGTCGTCGCGGCCGTGCGATCACAGGTTCTAACAAGCGTCCTCTGAAGTCGCTTGCAGACATGATCAAAGGTAAGCAAGGTCGTTTCCGTCAAAACCTACTAGGTAAACGTGTAGACTACTCAGGCCGTTCTGTAATCACAGTAGGCCCAACACTGAAATTACACCAGTGTGGTCTGCCTAAGAAGATGGCACTTGAGCTATTCAAGCCATTTATCTACGGCAAACTAGAGCGTCGCGGCATGGCGACAACCATCAAAGCTGCGAAGAAGATGGTTGAGCGCGAAGTACCAGAGGTTTGGGACGTACTAGATGAAGTTATCCGCGAGCACCCAGTTCTACTGAACCGTGCACCTACACTTCACAGACTAGGTATCCAGGCGTTTGAACCGGTTCTGATCGAAGGTAAAGCAATCCACCTGCACCCGCTAGTGTGTGCGGCGTATAACGCTGACTTCGATGGTGACCAAATGGCGGTACACGTACCGTTGACACTGGAAGCACAGCTTGAAGCACGTGCCCTGATGATGTCGACCAACAACATCCTGTCTCCTGCGAACGGTGAACCAATCATCGTACCTTCACAGGACGTTGTATTGGGTCTGTACTATATGACTCGTGACCGCATCAATGCAAAAGGTGAAGGCATTGCCTTCAAAGATGCGAAAGAAGCTGAAAAAGCTTATCGTACTGGTGCGGCTGAACTCCATGCACGCGTTAAAGTACGCATTGAAGAAGTCCATATTGATGGCGAAACAGGTGAGCGTAAAGACGTAACTGAAGTGGTTGAAACCACAGTTGGTCGTGCCATCCTGTCCTTGATCTTGCCAACCGGCCTGCCGTTTGAGTTGATCAACCGCACGTTGGGTAAAAAGCAGATCTCTGGTTTGTTGAACGAGTGTTATCGTCGTCTGGGTCTGAAAGATACCGTTATCTTTGCTGACCAGGTGATGTACACCGGTTTCCACTACGCGATGAAGTCGGGTGTTTCTATCGGTATTAACGATATGGTAATCCCACCTACGAAAGCAGGTATCATCGAAGCGGCAGAAGCCGAAGTTACAGAAATCAACCAGCAATTCCAGTCTGGTCTTGTAACTGCGGGTGAGAAATACAACAAAGTTATCGATATCTGGTCACGTGTTAATGAAAACTTGTCACGTGAGATGATGGCGAACTTGTCGAAAGACACGGTTGTGAATGCAAAAGGTGAAGAAGAAGAGCAAGACTCTTTCAACTCAGTATTCATGATGGCTGACTCGGGCGCACGTGGTAGTGCCGCTCAGATCCGTCAGCTAGCCGGTATGCGTGGTCTGATGGCACGTCCGGATGGTTCAATCATCGAAACACCTATCACGGCGAACTTCCGTGAAGGTCTGAACGTACTACAGTACTTCATCTCGACGCACGGTGCGCGTAAAGGTCTAGCCGATACGGCACTTAAGACAGCGAACTCGGGTTATCTGACTCGTCGTCTGGTAGACGTGGCACAAGACTTGGTCATCAACGAAAGCGATTGTGGTACCCTTGAAGGTACAGTGATGAAGCCGCTGATTGAAGGTGGTGACGTTGTAGAACCACTACGCGAGCGTGTATTGGGTCGTGTTGTAGCAGAAGACGTGGTTATCCCTGGCACTGAAGAAGTGCTGGTTGAGCGTAACGTGATGCTTGATGAAAAACTGTGTGACCTGCTAGAAGAGCACTCAGTGGACGAAGTGAAAGTACGCTCGGTTATCACCTGTGAAAACGATTTTGGTGTATGTGCTAACTGTTACGGTCGTGACCTGGCGCGTGGCCATATCATCAATGCGGGTGAGTCTGTGGGTGTTATCGCGGCACAGTCAATCGGTGAGCCGGGTACCCAGCTGACGATGCGTACCTTCCACATCGGTGGTGCGGCATCTCGAGCGTCTGCAGAAAACAGCGTTCAGGTGAAGAACAACGGTAGCATGAAGCTGCACAATGCGAAGTTCGTAATCAATACCGACGGTAAGATAGTGATCACCTCACGTTCGACTGAAATTACGGTTATTGACGAACAAGGCCGTGAGAAAGAGCGCTATAAAGTGCCTTACGGTGCCGTATTGTCAGTGAATGACGGTGCAGAAGTCAAAGGTAACGACATTGTCGCAACCTGGGATCCGCACAGTCACCCAATCATCATCGAGCATGAGTCTAAAGTATCGTTCAGCGACATCGACGATTCTAACACTGAAGCACAGACAGACGAACTGACTGGTCTGACGCGTGTGGTAGTTAAAGACCTTGCTAAGGTGAATGCGAAAGAGCCTAAGCTTATCATTGAAAATGAAGAGCGTGGCCTGCAGGAAATTCGTCTGCCTTCGTTCACTACCATCGAAATCACAGATGGTGCTACGGCTCAGCCGGGTGACGTATTGGCGCGTATTCCTCAGGAAGGTTCGAAGACTCGTGATATCACGGGTGGTCTACCTCGAGTTGCTGACCTATTCGAAGCACGTAAGCCGAAAGATCCAGCAATCCTGGCAGAAATCACAGGTACCGTTAGCTTTGGTAAAGAAACCAAAGGTAAGAAGCGCCTGGTGATCACGCCGGCAGAGGGCGATGCATACGAAGAAATGATCCCGAAATGGCGTCAGCTGAACGTGTTCGAGGGTGAGCAGGTATCTAAAGGTGAAGTTATCGCCGATGGCCCTGAGTCTCCGCACGACATCTTACGTCTACGTGGTGTGACTGACGTATCTAACTACATCGTAAACGAAGTACAAGAAGTATATCGTCTACAGGGTGTAAAGATTAACGATAAGCACATCGAAACCATCATTCGCCAGATGCTACGTAAATGTATCATCATCGATGGTGGTGACAGTGAGTTCCTGGCGGGCGAGCAAGCCGAAGTGGCGCGCGTTAACATCGCAAACCGTGAGCTAGAGAAACAAGGTAAGATCCCAGCTAAGTTCGAAATTCAGCTGATGGGTATTACTAAAGCCTCACTGGCAACAGAATCTTTCATCTCTGCAGCCTCGTTCCAGGAAACAACTCGTGTCCTGACTGAAGCCGCAGTAAATGGTAAGAGTGATGAGCTACGTGGTCTGAAAGAAAACGTTATCGTGGGTCGTCTGATCCCAGCGGGTACCGGTTTCTCTTACCACTTAGATCGCATCAACCGTCGTAAGCAAAATGAAGCTGCAGTTGAAGAGCAGACAGTAAGTGCTGAAGAAGCATCTCAGGCACTGACTGACGCACTAAACGCAGACTTGCTTGGCGGCCAAGACTAAAATTGACGAAAAACGCGTCAATTACAATAAAAAGGCAGCTTTAACGCTGCCTTTTTAGTTGTTTTGGTTGACAGGTTAAACTTTGCTCATTAAAATTCCGCCACCCATTTATTCGTTCGAATAACAGAACGTTTAAATTGGCGAAATTTGATTTTTTCAGTAGTAATTTTTATTAATTCAGGAGCTATTTAATGGCAACTATTAACCAGCTAGTACGTAAGCCACGTCGCAGCAAGGTTACTAAGAGCAACTCAGCTGCTCTTAAAGCTTGTCCTCAAAAGCGTGGTGTATGTACTCGTGTATATACAACTACACCTAAGAAGCCAAACTCTGCACTACGTAAAGTAGCGCGTGTTCGTCTAACGAACGGCTTCGAAGTAACATCTTACATTGGTGGTGAAGGCCACAACTTGCAAGAGCACAGTGTTATCCTTATCCGTGGTGGTCGTGTTAAAGACTTACCAGGTGTGCGTTTCCACACAGTACGTGGCGCGCTTGACTGTGCTGGCGTAAATGACCGTAAACAAGGTCGTTCTAAGTACGGTGCAAAACGTCCTAAGGGCTAATGGTTCTCCGTTAGTAAGGCCAAGCACTTAAGTTTTAATTTATATATTTTGTTTTGGGAATTCGTCGTAGTAAGACGAACCTGAAGATACCGGAGAAAGAAAATGCCTAGAAGACGCGTAATAGGTCAACGTAAAATTCTTCCAGATCCGAAGTTCGGATCAGAGCTTCTTGCTAAATTCGTTAACGTAGTAATGCTTGACGGTAAGAAGTCTACTGCTGAAAAAATCGTATATGGTGCGCTAGACGTGGCTGCTGAAAAATCAGGCAAGTCGCACCTAGAAATCTTCGAGTCTGCACTTGATAACGTACGTCCACAGGTTGAGGTTAAATCTCGCCGTGTTGGTGGTTCTACGTACCAGGTACCAGTTGAAGTACGTCCAGTTCGTCGCAACGCACTAGGTATGCGTTGGTTGGTTGAAGCTGCACGTAAGCGTGGCGAGAAATCAATGGGCCTTCGTCTGGCTCAAGAGATGCTTGACGCTGCTGACAACAAAGGCACTGCGGTTAAGAAACGTGAAGACGTTCACCGTATGGCTGAAGCGAACAAAGCATTCGCTCACTACCGTTGGTAATCTGCCCGAGACCTTTAAGAGGATAATATGGCACGTACAACTCCTATTGAGCGCTACCGTAATATCGGGATCTGTGCTCA is a window of Pseudoalteromonas sp. R3 DNA encoding:
- the rpoC gene encoding DNA-directed RNA polymerase subunit beta', which gives rise to MKDLLKFLKQQNKTEEFDAIRIGLASPDMVRSWSYGEVKKPETINYRTFKPERDGLFCARIFGPVKDYECLCGKYKRLKHRGVICEKCGVEVTLTKVRRDRMGHIELASPVAHIWFLKSLPSRIGLMLDMTLRDIERVLYFESFVVTEPGMTTLERGQLLGEEEYLDALEEHGDEFEAKMGAEAVLDLLRDLDLGQLIAEMREELPTINSETKRKKITKRLKLMEAFHQSGNNPEWMVMSVLPVLPPDLRPLVPLDGGRFATSDLNDLYRRVINRNNRLKRLLDLAAPDIIVRNEKRMLQEAVDALLDNGRRGRAITGSNKRPLKSLADMIKGKQGRFRQNLLGKRVDYSGRSVITVGPTLKLHQCGLPKKMALELFKPFIYGKLERRGMATTIKAAKKMVEREVPEVWDVLDEVIREHPVLLNRAPTLHRLGIQAFEPVLIEGKAIHLHPLVCAAYNADFDGDQMAVHVPLTLEAQLEARALMMSTNNILSPANGEPIIVPSQDVVLGLYYMTRDRINAKGEGIAFKDAKEAEKAYRTGAAELHARVKVRIEEVHIDGETGERKDVTEVVETTVGRAILSLILPTGLPFELINRTLGKKQISGLLNECYRRLGLKDTVIFADQVMYTGFHYAMKSGVSIGINDMVIPPTKAGIIEAAEAEVTEINQQFQSGLVTAGEKYNKVIDIWSRVNENLSREMMANLSKDTVVNAKGEEEEQDSFNSVFMMADSGARGSAAQIRQLAGMRGLMARPDGSIIETPITANFREGLNVLQYFISTHGARKGLADTALKTANSGYLTRRLVDVAQDLVINESDCGTLEGTVMKPLIEGGDVVEPLRERVLGRVVAEDVVIPGTEEVLVERNVMLDEKLCDLLEEHSVDEVKVRSVITCENDFGVCANCYGRDLARGHIINAGESVGVIAAQSIGEPGTQLTMRTFHIGGAASRASAENSVQVKNNGSMKLHNAKFVINTDGKIVITSRSTEITVIDEQGREKERYKVPYGAVLSVNDGAEVKGNDIVATWDPHSHPIIIEHESKVSFSDIDDSNTEAQTDELTGLTRVVVKDLAKVNAKEPKLIIENEERGLQEIRLPSFTTIEITDGATAQPGDVLARIPQEGSKTRDITGGLPRVADLFEARKPKDPAILAEITGTVSFGKETKGKKRLVITPAEGDAYEEMIPKWRQLNVFEGEQVSKGEVIADGPESPHDILRLRGVTDVSNYIVNEVQEVYRLQGVKINDKHIETIIRQMLRKCIIIDGGDSEFLAGEQAEVARVNIANRELEKQGKIPAKFEIQLMGITKASLATESFISAASFQETTRVLTEAAVNGKSDELRGLKENVIVGRLIPAGTGFSYHLDRINRRKQNEAAVEEQTVSAEEASQALTDALNADLLGGQD
- the rpsL gene encoding 30S ribosomal protein S12, which encodes MATINQLVRKPRRSKVTKSNSAALKACPQKRGVCTRVYTTTPKKPNSALRKVARVRLTNGFEVTSYIGGEGHNLQEHSVILIRGGRVKDLPGVRFHTVRGALDCAGVNDRKQGRSKYGAKRPKG
- the rpsG gene encoding 30S ribosomal protein S7, whose amino-acid sequence is MPRRRVIGQRKILPDPKFGSELLAKFVNVVMLDGKKSTAEKIVYGALDVAAEKSGKSHLEIFESALDNVRPQVEVKSRRVGGSTYQVPVEVRPVRRNALGMRWLVEAARKRGEKSMGLRLAQEMLDAADNKGTAVKKREDVHRMAEANKAFAHYRW